The stretch of DNA GCTCATTACAACTTGTGATTGTTTCTCACAAGTGATTCAGGAGAGATCTGGCGTCTTCGATCGATTGGCTGCTACTCGTTCGTATCCGTCTGCGGCAGGGCAATGACCGGCCGATCTGCCTGAGTAACGAGTTTGAGCGATCGGTCACCTGATAGAAACTGAACGAGCCGATTGCCTCCGCGAGAACGGTAGGCGATTGCGCTCGCGTTAACATCGTCGGCAGCCTCAAAGATCGATCCGACGACATTGCGAGCGTAAGCGGTGTGATCGCCGGCGTCGGGAAACACCCGGCGAACGGCAGCGTACGACTCTGCGGCCAACTCCTCGGATTGCTCAACAGGCGTTTTGTCCGGTACCCCCGCTCCCTTTTCGACGACGTGGAGCGCCGTCACGTGGTCGGGGTCGTACGGTTCGAGCGCTATTGCCGTCTTCAGGGCATCGTCCTCGTGTGCGACCGGGACGAGAACATGAGCGAGAAGATCACTCTGAGTGGAGTCGCTCGCGTTGCTCATACGAGATTTGAGGGAATCCTACACTATAATGATTCGGTGGAGTAATCATCCGTCGTTCGATCGCTGTTCCTGCTTCACTCGTCGTCAAGTGGAACGTTCCCAATGAATCTCCAGTATGCCTTTGTCGTGCCATCGGGATGGGGTTCCTGAGTAACGTGGTAGAGGTATGGACCGTGCGGGCAGTCGTCACAGGTCTCGTTGCAGTACACCTGTTTTATCACTTCGGTATAGCTGTCATGTTCGGTGACCTGAATGATGTCATCACCGGACTGCGGCTCAATTGCGGAAGGAACCTCATCTTGGAAGTTGAGCAGTTCCTGCGCGTGAATGATGGTCTTACGGAGTTCTTCAGGGGAAAGCTCATTCAAGTCCGAAACGAGTTGTTCGGGTAACCCTTCTGGCGGAGTCGGTGCGATCGGGTCGTCATTCATAGGTGAGATTTCGTACCGACTGTAGTTAAGCACTGTCCAGTGTTGCATTCGCGCCCTGTATTTAGCACGAATCAGATGTTATCTGAAGCAGACATGAGATCTGGTGATCGCTTCGCACAGATAGTGCATATGCGTTTTACGACGAAATAGGGAACATAATAACATTCCAATAGAGCTCACTAATCCAGTTCTACAGGCTCTCTCAGATCGAACTCTACAGGCGCTTCTAACTCAGAATCGACGGCTTCGTACACTGTCGCGTTCGTTTCTCCGGGCATTCTGATCAGGTCGTAGTCCTCATCTTGCTCAAGTAGTTCCCGGCTTGCCGCCACGTGACTGGATCGTTGTCTCGACCGGCGATCGCTTCTTGGTGCTCGAGGTAGGCACGTTTCATTTTGACGCCACCGGTCGGCCCGACTGCGCGTACGAGTTCGTACAATCGCTGCTGTGTCACCGGCGATGCCTGTAGATTCGCCTTTCGAATCTTCGCTTTCGCCCGCTCGAATGAATAGGCGATGTCGGACTCGTGGATAGACTCGTGTCCACGCTCGTCGGCCAGTTCCGCAGCGGCCAGTACTGACTTGATCGCCCACCGGGCCACCCCACCCGTCTCGTCGGCGATCCATTCGAGTTGATAAGTGCTGACGGGCGAGATCGAGCTTTTGAACGATCGAGTCACGAGAGATGATGGTAAAGCGCTGCGGGGTCGCGTACTGTACATCGACGAGCCCCCACTTTTGGAGAGACTCTATTGCGTCGTAGACGCGTGATCGTGGGGGGCCGCCGGCGTCCGCGATGTCCTTGGCGGTACCCGTTCCGAGTCGGACGAGCGCAATGAGCGTCTGCGCCTCATAGTCAGTCAGCCCCAAATCACGTAGTCGATTAGATAGCTCCGCCTGGAGCTGTTCCTCAGCTCTATCGTTCATAATTGCCATAGGATCTACTCATTAGCATGTCTTCTAACTCCTCCTGCTGCGTCCGGGGTTCCAAGAACCATTTCTCAAGAACGACGTTCCCTGTGTAGCGGATACGACTCTCGCTTGAATCGACATCCACAACACGGGCTTCCTCCAGCTTCGGGAGGTGGCAGTGCACGAGTTCCGCCGTCAATTTCGGGAGCTCCTGGCCCGAGAGCGGCGTCCTACCAAGTTCTTCTGCGATCTCTTCCACGTCGAGCGCTTGCTGCTCCTTCAAGAGAACCATGATCGCCCGACGGTAACGATTAGCGAGTGCTTCGAAGGTTGCTGTCAAAGTAACGGGAGCGTCGTCGTCCACCGTCAGGAGCGTGCGAAAGTCAACGGTGGTCCAGAATGGATGCTGAGTGCAGGCTATATGGAGATCCTCAGTCTGTTCGATCAGGCCAATTGCTTCGAGGTGCGGCAGATGGACATGGTGGAGTGATAGCTGAACTCGTTCACGATCGGCGGTAGAGACTGCGTTCGGTGATTCCCCTGTTTCCTGCGCGGCAACAAGTCGGGCGAGTTGTGACTCCGATTTCGGCGTATTACGCTGGTCAAGGACGGAGAGGACCACCCGTCGCCGCTCGTCGGCGAGTCCGCGGTACAGTTCGCTTGCTTCATCCACCTCAGCGTCTTCGAAGCGGTGGTACCAAGAGGGGGGGTCTGCTGAGCTCATCATTCACCCATATATGAGTGACCCGCCGGGTTAAGAGGCTCTACAAAAGGGTTTGAATCGGGAGCGGATTACGATGTGGAACCAAAGAATGCTGCTAGTAACTTGTGCTCTCCATGCCGAATATGGTGTGAGACAGTACCTTGCGTTACGTCCAAACGCTCGGCCAATTCTTCACCCGTAATTGCGCGCGGCCAGTCGAAATACCCCGAGTAGTACGCCACCTCCAGTGCAGTCCGCTGTCGCTCGGTCAAATGGTCGTCCAGGTCAGAAAAGACGTCACTCAGACGTGTGCTCTCGCGCTCAACTTCGGTTTGTGCGACGACCTCGGCGTCCGGATACGCTTCCTTCACTACCTCTTTCACCTCACGAACGTGAGAGTACTTTGGCACTTGGACTCTGAGTCGAAACTCGCCGTTCTGGAGAGTTCCGTCTGCAATCCAGCTGTCGTACCTGGCGAGTTCGGTTGCAGGCGTCAAGTTACTTTGCTGGACTTCGACGCGAGCCCGAGATCCTTCCTCGTCGAACACGTGGTACTCAGCATCGGGATTGTACTGTTCGATGACGTCAATGAAAACCGCCGGATCAAGCCCATCGAGAGAGTAGTATGCGATGCTCTGGTCGTCGGGAAGCGCAACGACCTTCTCGATAGATACGGTGAACGACTCATCACCGGCAGCTTCGATGAGGATCTCTTCAAATCTGTGAGATTGGAACGTGATTTCGTGGACGCGGTCGTCCAATAGGGCCTGTTTCCGTTCGATTGCGTTGATCGCGTGTCCAACGAACTCGCCGAGTCGTTCACTGATGCGGCGTTCGTTTTCATGGAATACGTTCTCCCGTGTCGTGTAGAGGATCAGAACGCCATAGACGCGCTCTTTGTAGGCGATTGGAATTGAAATCCCTACCTGGTGGCGGATGTCCTGTGACCGCTTCCACTGGTCGAACAAGGGATCGGCGGTGCTGTCGAACGTGACTTGAACTTCTCCGGTCCGTAACGCTGTAGCGATCGGTCCGTGGCTCGTCGGATCGTCGGTCGCGGAGGTGAGAGGTATTTCGGAGAGATCGGCCTCGTTCGTACCGGCAATCTGTGGGACGATTTTCTCGCCGTGCCGGTCGAGGTGCCCGATCCAGGCGTATTCGTAGGAGTCGGAGTTCGTGAGGTGCTCTGTAATCGTTTTCTCGATTTCCTCCCGTGAGGAAGACCCAATAATAGAGTGCGTGACACCCTGAAACACAGAGTTGAGGCGATTCAGCGCCTTGAGTTCCTCTTCTCGTCGCTTCTGCTCGGTGACGTCGCGGACGATCCCGCACCGGCCAACGCGGCCGTCGGCGTACTCGAACGGGACGATTCGGCTCTCCACCGGAACCGTCTCACCGGTGGCGGTTTCGAACTCAGCTTCGACCACACCGACATCGCGCTCACCTGCCCGGACCTCCGCCTGGAGGGCATTCGCGGTGTCGTTCACTGCCAGGCTCTCGATCAGCGTGGAGTGAGCGCCGAGCAGCGTCTCGCGGTCGTAGCCCACGAGGTCACAGAACCCCTGATTGACGAGGACGAACCGGTCGTCGGGATCCAGGGCGTAGACGCCGTCACGGACGGTCTCGACGATCCGTTCATAGCGTTTGAGATCTTGCTCACGCTGCTTTCGGTCGGTGATGTCCACGGCGACACACGATAAACCGTCGATCTCACCCGTTTCGTCGCGGACAGGTACAACCGTGAGATCGTACGTGACCTCACCACTCGGTAACTCGTAGGTCAGTTCCTCTCTGACCCGCTCACCCGTTTCGAGAGCGGCTCGCTTCGGGGCCATGAGCATTTCTGCCGTCTCCGGCGGTAATAGCTCGTCTTCACGTTTACCCATGAGATCTCCATCTTCGAAGTCCTCGTGCGGGTTGTAAAGCCACGTGTACCGCAGGTCCGTGTCCAATCGGAATGCAACGACCGGTGAATTTTCGATTACTACGCGGAAGTGGTCTCGTTCCGTTTGAAGGTCGTGTTCCAAGCGCTTTCGGGCCGTAATATCTCGGAAGTAGACCGACAGACCCGTTTCTGACGGATATATCACCTTTTCGAACCACACATCGAATGGGTCGTAGTAGTCTTCTACCTTGACAGGCTCCCGGGTCTCGGACGCCTCGTAAAGCGCGGTCTCGAACGCATCAGTCAAGAGGAGTGTATCGTGGATGTTCTGACCAAGAACAGCGGAGTCCTCCAAGTCCAGTAGATCTTCAGTTCGGGTGTTTAGGTACGTGAATCGAAAGTCTTCGTCGAGGGCATAGAATCCATCAGTAATTCGTTCCA from Natronorubrum halophilum encodes:
- a CDS encoding universal stress protein, with product MSNASDSTQSDLLAHVLVPVAHEDDALKTAIALEPYDPDHVTALHVVEKGAGVPDKTPVEQSEELAAESYAAVRRVFPDAGDHTAYARNVVGSIFEAADDVNASAIAYRSRGGNRLVQFLSGDRSLKLVTQADRPVIALPQTDTNE
- a CDS encoding Cdc6/Cdc18 family protein, which codes for MTRSFKSSISPVSTYQLEWIADETGGVARWAIKSVLAAAELADERGHESIHESDIAYSFERAKAKIRKANLQASPVTQQRLYELVRAVGPTGGVKMKRAYLEHQEAIAGRDNDPVTWRQAGNYLSKMRTTT
- a CDS encoding DUF7344 domain-containing protein translates to MSSADPPSWYHRFEDAEVDEASELYRGLADERRRVVLSVLDQRNTPKSESQLARLVAAQETGESPNAVSTADRERVQLSLHHVHLPHLEAIGLIEQTEDLHIACTQHPFWTTVDFRTLLTVDDDAPVTLTATFEALANRYRRAIMVLLKEQQALDVEEIAEELGRTPLSGQELPKLTAELVHCHLPKLEEARVVDVDSSESRIRYTGNVVLEKWFLEPRTQQEELEDMLMSRSYGNYER
- a CDS encoding PAS domain-containing protein, whose amino-acid sequence is MSSSGSSADVYAETLAVFDQRDDPCEPFTTPEVADALNTARRTVYKRLEKLVNRGDLKTKKVGANARVWWKPTSPPEKSRTKEGKHQRAEFESSVENVLERITDGFYALDEDFRFTYLNTRTEDLLDLEDSAVLGQNIHDTLLLTDAFETALYEASETREPVKVEDYYDPFDVWFEKVIYPSETGLSVYFRDITARKRLEHDLQTERDHFRVVIENSPVVAFRLDTDLRYTWLYNPHEDFEDGDLMGKREDELLPPETAEMLMAPKRAALETGERVREELTYELPSGEVTYDLTVVPVRDETGEIDGLSCVAVDITDRKQREQDLKRYERIVETVRDGVYALDPDDRFVLVNQGFCDLVGYDRETLLGAHSTLIESLAVNDTANALQAEVRAGERDVGVVEAEFETATGETVPVESRIVPFEYADGRVGRCGIVRDVTEQKRREEELKALNRLNSVFQGVTHSIIGSSSREEIEKTITEHLTNSDSYEYAWIGHLDRHGEKIVPQIAGTNEADLSEIPLTSATDDPTSHGPIATALRTGEVQVTFDSTADPLFDQWKRSQDIRHQVGISIPIAYKERVYGVLILYTTRENVFHENERRISERLGEFVGHAINAIERKQALLDDRVHEITFQSHRFEEILIEAAGDESFTVSIEKVVALPDDQSIAYYSLDGLDPAVFIDVIEQYNPDAEYHVFDEEGSRARVEVQQSNLTPATELARYDSWIADGTLQNGEFRLRVQVPKYSHVREVKEVVKEAYPDAEVVAQTEVERESTRLSDVFSDLDDHLTERQRTALEVAYYSGYFDWPRAITGEELAERLDVTQGTVSHHIRHGEHKLLAAFFGSTS